In Bacillus toyonensis BCT-7112, a single window of DNA contains:
- a CDS encoding adhesin, which produces MKWRGCFMYPEVIKKMAFSKEHRDLLLKLYNKEITRREYDRLVESLYRPSKEVCEG; this is translated from the coding sequence GTGAAATGGAGAGGGTGTTTTATGTATCCTGAAGTCATTAAAAAGATGGCGTTTTCAAAAGAGCATAGAGATTTATTATTGAAGTTGTATAATAAAGAAATTACACGTCGTGAATATGACCGACTTGTGGAATCACTATATAGACCTTCTAAAGAGGTTTGTGAGGGGTAG
- the cydA gene encoding cytochrome ubiquinol oxidase subunit I — translation MDTVTLARAFFGSSLAFHIIFATLGVGLSLMIFISEILYHWKKDSDYAIMAKRWTKAFAILLGVAIPTGTIVGVQISLLWPGFAKIVGQVISVPFQIEIFAFFLEALFMSIYVYAADKLPPFMRLISLFFVMIGATASAVLITSANTWMNTPAGFSMGPDGSVFNVDPWKAFFNPSFGTSAFHVVITAYATGAAVIASIAGFKLLKKNVSEREVAYHKKGLLLGLVVTFITGATMWLSGHESAIALHKHSPEKLASAEALFETTSHAPLSIGGVVDPNTLELNYALEIPNMLSLLVGLDPSTVVKGLKEFPQETWPPFYTHTLFNLMVGTAAFTFAVAAIALLYWYFVYRKKGTELPKWLLLGAAACGPVMMLGIEFGWIFSCSGRQPWTIYGMQRTVDASTRADFVGPLFILFIILYIGLGILTVFVLRTFFKRHPLKNDLHHQGGDSRA, via the coding sequence ATGGATACCGTAACATTAGCAAGAGCGTTTTTTGGTTCTTCATTAGCATTCCACATTATCTTTGCAACACTTGGAGTCGGGCTATCTTTGATGATTTTTATAAGTGAGATACTCTATCACTGGAAGAAAGATTCCGACTATGCCATTATGGCAAAAAGATGGACAAAGGCTTTTGCTATTCTTCTCGGTGTAGCAATTCCAACTGGAACAATTGTTGGTGTACAAATCTCACTTCTTTGGCCTGGTTTCGCCAAAATTGTTGGGCAAGTTATTTCTGTTCCCTTTCAAATTGAAATTTTCGCCTTCTTTTTAGAAGCTTTATTCATGTCTATTTATGTATATGCGGCTGATAAATTACCTCCATTCATGAGATTAATCTCACTCTTTTTCGTCATGATTGGTGCCACGGCATCCGCCGTGCTTATTACATCAGCAAATACATGGATGAATACACCCGCAGGCTTTTCCATGGGGCCAGATGGATCGGTTTTTAACGTTGATCCGTGGAAAGCTTTCTTTAATCCGAGCTTTGGCACAAGCGCATTCCACGTCGTTATTACAGCCTATGCGACTGGAGCAGCCGTCATTGCCTCTATCGCTGGATTTAAATTATTAAAGAAGAATGTAAGTGAGCGTGAAGTGGCTTATCATAAAAAGGGACTACTGTTAGGACTCGTCGTGACATTTATTACAGGTGCTACGATGTGGCTTTCGGGGCACGAATCAGCAATCGCCTTACATAAGCATTCACCTGAAAAACTTGCATCTGCTGAAGCTTTATTTGAAACGACATCACATGCTCCCTTATCAATTGGCGGGGTTGTGGATCCTAACACACTTGAACTAAACTATGCGCTGGAAATTCCGAACATGCTTAGCCTTTTAGTGGGACTAGACCCTAGCACCGTCGTAAAAGGTTTAAAGGAATTCCCACAAGAAACATGGCCACCATTTTACACACATACGCTGTTCAACTTAATGGTCGGCACCGCTGCCTTTACCTTTGCAGTTGCAGCAATCGCTCTCTTATATTGGTACTTCGTTTACCGAAAAAAAGGAACCGAGTTACCGAAGTGGCTTCTTTTGGGAGCTGCCGCATGTGGACCAGTTATGATGCTCGGTATTGAATTCGGATGGATTTTCAGCTGTAGCGGTCGTCAGCCGTGGACAATTTATGGTATGCAGCGTACAGTCGATGCTTCTACACGCGCTGATTTCGTCGGTCCTTTATTTATTCTATTCATTATTTTATATATCGGACTCGGTATTTTAACAGTCTTTGTACTACGGACATTCTTTAAGAGACATCCGCTAAAGAATGATTTACATCACCAAGGAGGCGATTCTCGTGCATGA
- a CDS encoding cytochrome d ubiquinol oxidase subunit II translates to MHEESIAIIILWALIFVYSILGSIDFGAGFWGMVYAKHPTLAAKLANRYLSPTWEVTNTFLVFVVVAFLGFFPKAAFTLATVMFVPVMLILVLVAIRSTFMVFAYSLPKYQHLLRIISGITGLLIPALLITVLPVTEGAYITMAEGKEVLLYGKLLSSPVIYCYMLFGLTSELFLSSLFLADFAREQGSEDAYRIYRRNAIILGPATLVTAIIALVVMDPQTHWLMQGLIKQFPWFTVSIILFVIGYSSLWWTNKKYSTLGFPRIAVLAVVAQYAFASYAYGVAHLPYIIYPDVTVFTSFTTVETFYALLILYAIGIAILLPGFIFFWNLFLKDRTFLKEK, encoded by the coding sequence GTGCATGAGGAAAGCATTGCAATCATCATCTTATGGGCTCTTATTTTCGTATACAGTATATTAGGGTCCATTGATTTTGGAGCGGGTTTTTGGGGCATGGTATATGCGAAACATCCAACACTTGCTGCCAAGCTTGCCAATCGATACTTATCACCAACTTGGGAAGTAACAAATACGTTTCTTGTCTTTGTCGTTGTCGCTTTCCTTGGTTTCTTTCCGAAAGCAGCCTTTACCCTTGCAACCGTTATGTTCGTACCAGTCATGCTAATTCTAGTACTCGTTGCAATTCGTAGTACATTTATGGTATTTGCTTACTCTCTGCCGAAGTACCAACATCTTCTTCGGATTATTTCAGGTATTACAGGGCTCTTAATTCCAGCCCTATTAATTACCGTTTTACCTGTTACAGAGGGTGCCTACATTACAATGGCTGAAGGAAAAGAAGTACTCCTTTACGGAAAACTTCTTTCTAGTCCTGTTATTTATTGTTATATGCTATTCGGACTAACTTCGGAACTGTTTCTATCTTCTCTCTTTCTCGCGGATTTTGCGAGAGAGCAAGGTTCAGAAGATGCATATAGAATTTATAGAAGAAATGCCATCATACTTGGTCCTGCAACGCTCGTTACGGCAATTATAGCTCTCGTTGTAATGGACCCACAAACACACTGGCTAATGCAAGGATTAATAAAGCAATTCCCATGGTTTACAGTCTCTATCATTTTATTTGTTATCGGCTATTCCTCCCTTTGGTGGACAAATAAGAAATATAGCACACTAGGGTTTCCTCGCATTGCAGTTTTAGCTGTCGTCGCTCAATATGCATTTGCAAGCTACGCTTACGGCGTCGCTCATTTACCGTATATCATTTACCCGGACGTAACTGTATTTACAAGCTTTACAACGGTCGAAACATTCTATGCGCTTCTTATCCTCTACGCAATCGGGATTGCAATTTTACTACCCGGATTCATTTTCTTCTGGAATTTATTCTTGAAGGATCGAACTTTTTTGAAGGAAAAATAA
- a CDS encoding arsenic transporter, translated as MSIEIWITIIVFFLTMIVIFWRPRGLNEAWPAAIGAGIILITGLVSRPDVIDIISKIGGASITILATIVMAVILESFGFFHWAAAKLANLAKGSGRRLYWYIQLLCFLMTLLFNNDGSILITTPILILLLKNLQLKPHQQIPYLLSGALIATASSAPIGVSNIVNLIALNIVNMTLYMHTAMMFVPATLGLLFMSWLMYTVLKKKLPEKLPVSSYDIEEIFFTKNFHPLKGNNSVDTKQKRTKFMLKVLGFVFLMRCLLFVASFLSIPIEIVAVLGSLVLLIWRWYYLRTNPVDILKKTPWHILIFAFSMYVIIYGLHNAGLTAALVQWLEPLVSQHLLYASFAMGGLVSILSNVFNNHPALMIGTITLTEMGLDPVTLKTIYLANIIGSDIGSLLLPIGTLASLIWMYILKQNKIKVKWKDYLSVSLIVIPLTTVVTLFLLYYWVHLFFAL; from the coding sequence ATGAGCATTGAGATATGGATTACTATTATTGTATTCTTCTTAACGATGATTGTTATCTTTTGGCGACCTCGTGGCTTAAATGAGGCATGGCCAGCAGCAATTGGCGCTGGTATTATCCTCATTACTGGACTTGTCTCAAGGCCAGATGTCATAGACATTATAAGTAAAATCGGAGGCGCTTCCATAACGATATTGGCGACCATCGTTATGGCAGTTATATTAGAAAGCTTCGGCTTCTTCCATTGGGCTGCAGCAAAACTCGCAAATTTAGCGAAAGGTTCTGGACGCCGCCTATACTGGTATATTCAATTACTATGCTTTCTTATGACTCTTTTATTTAATAATGACGGTAGTATTTTGATTACAACCCCAATTCTAATCCTTCTTCTGAAAAATCTTCAATTAAAGCCTCATCAACAAATTCCTTATTTATTAAGCGGTGCTTTAATCGCCACTGCTTCTAGTGCACCAATCGGTGTAAGTAATATCGTAAACTTAATCGCATTAAATATCGTTAATATGACTCTTTATATGCATACTGCTATGATGTTTGTACCTGCAACATTAGGATTATTGTTTATGTCATGGCTCATGTACACTGTTTTAAAGAAAAAATTACCAGAGAAATTACCGGTTTCTTCATATGATATTGAAGAAATTTTCTTCACGAAAAACTTCCATCCGTTAAAAGGAAACAATTCTGTTGATACGAAACAAAAACGTACAAAATTCATGTTAAAAGTATTAGGTTTTGTCTTCCTTATGCGCTGTCTTCTGTTCGTTGCATCCTTCTTATCTATCCCAATCGAAATCGTTGCAGTGCTAGGTTCCCTCGTTCTTCTTATCTGGAGATGGTACTACTTACGAACAAACCCTGTCGATATTTTAAAAAAGACACCGTGGCACATTTTAATCTTCGCCTTCTCTATGTACGTCATTATTTACGGGCTTCACAACGCAGGATTAACAGCCGCACTTGTGCAATGGCTCGAGCCACTTGTAAGTCAGCATTTACTCTATGCTAGCTTTGCAATGGGCGGACTTGTATCCATCCTCTCTAACGTCTTCAATAACCACCCTGCCCTTATGATTGGTACAATCACATTAACAGAAATGGGGCTAGATCCAGTCACATTAAAAACAATCTACCTCGCAAACATTATTGGTAGTGACATCGGTTCACTATTATTACCAATCGGTACACTAGCTTCCCTCATCTGGATGTATATTCTGAAACAAAACAAAATTAAAGTAAAATGGAAAGATTATTTAAGCGTATCTCTCATCGTTATTCCTCTCACAACAGTCGTCACATTATTCCTCTTATACTACTGGGTACACCTCTTCTTTGCCTTATAA
- the thiC gene encoding phosphomethylpyrimidine synthase ThiC produces the protein MKQSVSAEQIELKSSLPGSKKVYVDGPREGMKVPMREIAQSDTNGVQNPPIRVYDTSGPYTDPAYKVELEKGIPTPRHSWVMERGDVEAYEGREVKPEDDGVKVASKHTPVFPQMDRKPLRAKEGANVTQMHYARNGIITSEMEYVAIREGVEPEFVRKEIAEGRAILPANINHPEAEPMIIGRNFHVKVNANIGNSAVSSSIAEEVEKMTWATRWGADTIMDLSTGKNIHTTREWIIRNAPVPVGTVPIYQALEKVNGIAEDLTWEVYRDTLIEQAEQGVDYFTIHAGVLLRYIPITAKRTTGIVSRGGSIMAQWCLFHHKENFLYTHFEEICEIMKQYDVSFSLGDGLRPGSIADANDEAQFSELETLGELTKIAWKHDVQVMIEGPGHVPMHLIKENMEKELDICQGAPFYTLGPLTTDIAPGYDHITSAIGAAMIGWFGTAMLCYVTPKEHLGLPNKDDVREGVITYKIAAHAADLAKGHKTAHQRDDALSKARFEFRWRDQFNLSLDPERAMEYHDETLPAEGAKTAHFCSMCGPKFCSMRISHDIREYAKENDLETTEAIEKGMKEKAKEFKDTGSHLYQ, from the coding sequence ATGAAACAATCTGTTTCAGCTGAACAAATTGAATTGAAATCGAGTTTACCAGGAAGTAAGAAAGTGTATGTAGATGGACCACGGGAAGGTATGAAAGTACCGATGCGTGAGATTGCACAAAGCGATACGAATGGTGTCCAAAATCCGCCCATCCGTGTGTATGATACGAGTGGTCCTTATACGGATCCGGCCTATAAAGTGGAGCTGGAAAAGGGGATTCCAACGCCGCGTCATTCTTGGGTCATGGAGCGCGGGGATGTAGAGGCATACGAAGGGCGTGAAGTAAAACCAGAGGATGACGGTGTGAAAGTGGCTTCGAAACATACACCTGTTTTCCCGCAAATGGATCGTAAGCCGCTTAGAGCGAAGGAAGGTGCAAATGTTACGCAAATGCACTATGCGCGTAATGGCATTATTACGTCTGAGATGGAGTATGTTGCGATTCGTGAAGGAGTGGAGCCTGAGTTTGTTCGTAAGGAAATTGCAGAAGGTCGTGCGATTTTACCAGCGAATATTAACCATCCGGAAGCAGAACCGATGATTATCGGACGTAACTTTCATGTGAAGGTAAATGCAAATATCGGAAACTCTGCTGTATCTTCTTCTATTGCAGAAGAAGTAGAGAAGATGACATGGGCAACGCGCTGGGGTGCAGATACGATTATGGATTTATCTACAGGTAAAAATATTCATACGACGCGCGAATGGATTATTCGTAATGCTCCTGTACCGGTTGGAACTGTGCCCATTTATCAAGCGCTTGAGAAAGTAAACGGAATTGCAGAAGATTTAACGTGGGAAGTGTACCGTGATACGTTAATTGAGCAAGCGGAGCAAGGCGTTGATTACTTTACGATTCACGCTGGTGTATTACTTCGTTACATTCCAATTACTGCAAAACGTACGACAGGTATCGTTTCACGCGGTGGTTCGATTATGGCGCAGTGGTGTTTATTCCATCATAAAGAAAACTTCCTATATACTCATTTTGAAGAGATTTGTGAAATTATGAAGCAGTACGATGTTTCATTCTCGCTTGGAGATGGATTACGTCCAGGTTCGATTGCAGATGCAAATGACGAAGCGCAGTTCTCGGAGCTTGAAACGCTTGGTGAATTGACGAAAATCGCTTGGAAACATGATGTGCAAGTTATGATTGAAGGACCTGGACATGTACCGATGCACTTAATTAAAGAAAATATGGAGAAAGAACTTGATATTTGTCAGGGCGCGCCATTTTATACACTTGGGCCGCTAACGACAGATATTGCACCAGGATATGACCATATTACATCCGCAATTGGAGCAGCAATGATCGGCTGGTTTGGAACGGCGATGCTTTGTTATGTAACGCCGAAAGAACATTTAGGTTTACCAAATAAAGATGATGTTCGAGAAGGGGTTATTACGTATAAAATTGCAGCACATGCGGCTGATCTTGCGAAAGGGCATAAAACGGCTCATCAGCGTGATGACGCACTTTCAAAAGCACGTTTCGAATTTCGTTGGCGCGATCAATTTAATTTGTCTTTAGATCCTGAACGTGCGATGGAGTATCACGATGAAACGTTACCAGCAGAAGGAGCGAAAACAGCTCATTTTTGTTCAATGTGTGGACCGAAGTTTTGTAGTATGAGAATTTCACATGATATTCGTGAATATGCGAAAGAAAATGACTTAGAAACGACAGAAGCAATTGAAAAAGGAATGAAAGAGAAGGCGAAAGAATTTAAAGATACTGGTAGTCATTTATACCAATAA
- the lldP gene encoding L-lactate permease, producing MNTWTQVYDPFGNIWISAAVALIPIIFFFLALAVFRMKGYVAGFITVVLTILVALFAYKMPFTMAMAATGYGFLYGLWPIAWIIIMSVFLYKISVKTGQFDVIRASVLSITNDHRLLVILIGFSFGAFLEGAAGFGAPVAITAALLAGLGLNPLYAAGLCLIANTAPVAFGAMGIPITVAGQVTGIDPHKIGQMAGHQLPFLSLFVPFFIVFLMDGFKGVKQTWPALLVAGSSFAITQFITATFLGPELPDITSALVSLVSLALFLKVWQPKEIYQSKQANSEVAATTTTSMPKLTIGKVVKAWSPFIILTVMVVVWSQSFFKSLFAPGGALESLVFKFEVPGLHNLVMKAEPIVNKPTPYEAILKLDVLSATGTAILIACIISIFILKMSAKDAVATFKETLNELKMPILSIGFVLGFAFIANYSGLSSTLALALAGTGGLFPFFSPFLGWIGVFLTGSDTSANALFSNLQAITAQQVGVSEVLLVAANTTGGVTGKMISPQSIAIACAAVGLAGKESDLFRFTVKHSLFFVIIVGIMTYVQAYYLTWMIP from the coding sequence ATGAACACATGGACACAAGTTTATGATCCGTTCGGTAACATTTGGATTTCGGCAGCAGTCGCACTTATTCCAATCATCTTTTTTTTCTTAGCTTTAGCAGTTTTCCGCATGAAGGGGTATGTGGCAGGGTTTATTACAGTTGTACTTACAATTTTAGTAGCGTTATTCGCTTATAAAATGCCGTTTACGATGGCGATGGCAGCAACCGGATACGGTTTTTTATACGGACTATGGCCAATTGCTTGGATTATCATTATGTCGGTATTTTTGTATAAAATTTCCGTAAAAACAGGTCAATTCGATGTCATTCGTGCATCTGTATTATCTATTACAAATGATCACCGTTTACTCGTTATTTTAATTGGTTTTTCATTCGGAGCATTTTTAGAAGGGGCTGCGGGATTCGGTGCACCAGTAGCAATCACGGCAGCGCTTCTAGCAGGTCTCGGATTAAATCCTTTATATGCGGCTGGTCTTTGTTTAATCGCAAATACTGCACCGGTAGCATTCGGAGCGATGGGAATTCCGATTACAGTTGCTGGACAAGTAACGGGTATTGATCCACATAAAATCGGACAAATGGCTGGACATCAGTTACCGTTTCTATCATTATTTGTTCCGTTCTTCATCGTATTTTTAATGGATGGGTTTAAAGGGGTAAAACAAACGTGGCCTGCGTTACTTGTAGCAGGTAGTTCATTTGCAATTACACAGTTTATTACAGCAACGTTTCTAGGGCCGGAGCTTCCGGATATTACGTCAGCACTTGTAAGTTTAGTGAGTTTAGCGCTGTTCTTAAAAGTTTGGCAGCCGAAAGAAATCTATCAATCTAAACAAGCAAATAGTGAAGTAGCGGCAACAACGACGACATCTATGCCAAAACTCACAATAGGAAAAGTAGTGAAAGCATGGTCTCCGTTCATTATTTTAACGGTTATGGTAGTTGTTTGGAGCCAAAGCTTCTTTAAATCTTTATTTGCTCCAGGAGGCGCTTTAGAAAGTCTTGTATTTAAGTTTGAAGTTCCAGGCTTACACAATTTAGTAATGAAAGCAGAGCCGATAGTAAATAAACCAACGCCTTATGAAGCAATTTTGAAATTAGATGTTTTATCAGCGACTGGAACGGCAATTTTAATTGCTTGTATTATTTCTATCTTTATTTTGAAAATGAGTGCAAAAGATGCAGTAGCGACATTTAAAGAAACGTTAAACGAACTTAAGATGCCAATTCTATCTATCGGATTCGTATTAGGATTCGCATTTATCGCAAACTATTCTGGTCTATCTTCTACATTAGCGCTAGCGCTAGCAGGAACTGGCGGACTATTCCCTTTCTTCTCACCATTCCTAGGTTGGATTGGTGTATTCTTAACAGGATCCGATACGTCTGCGAACGCACTGTTCTCGAATTTACAAGCAATTACGGCGCAGCAAGTTGGCGTATCTGAAGTACTTCTCGTTGCGGCAAATACAACAGGTGGTGTAACAGGTAAGATGATTTCTCCGCAATCGATTGCAATTGCTTGTGCTGCAGTTGGACTTGCCGGAAAAGAGTCGGATTTGTTCCGTTTTACAGTGAAGCATAGTTTGTTCTTCGTTATTATCGTTGGTATTATGACGTATGTACAGGCATATTATTTAACGTGGATGATTCCATAA
- a CDS encoding DUF4870 domain-containing protein, with product MNGNKILAALSYFSVLFAPILFPIIVWIVGDAETKPHAKRALWTHIIPSIATFIGVAILGIMGIGSDQPDVTLGIGAMIVLAICGIISLYYFIWNIVKGIKVLKA from the coding sequence ATGAATGGAAACAAAATACTAGCTGCTTTATCATACTTTAGTGTACTATTTGCCCCTATCTTATTCCCAATCATCGTTTGGATTGTGGGGGATGCTGAAACAAAGCCACATGCAAAACGTGCTCTATGGACACATATCATTCCAAGTATCGCTACATTTATCGGCGTAGCCATTTTAGGAATTATGGGTATCGGATCGGACCAACCAGATGTAACACTTGGAATTGGAGCAATGATTGTCTTAGCTATTTGCGGAATCATCAGCTTATACTACTTCATCTGGAACATTGTAAAAGGAATTAAAGTGCTGAAAGCTTAA
- a CDS encoding metal-binding protein, producing the protein MPSGKTHTKINLISLPVVLFLLFSYGLTNFDFLLTFAIGFLVGTSFLTPDLDTYSNAYNKWGFLRIFWYPYKKVMPHRSFLTHTIILGDVIRIAYMLIVFSPFLFLLNVIALDGNLIEIAKKHEVEIKTFLMGIVVASTLHIIADKTNTRRKKMMRKKKKRRR; encoded by the coding sequence ATGCCATCAGGAAAAACGCATACGAAAATAAACTTAATATCCCTTCCGGTTGTTTTGTTTCTGCTCTTTTCGTATGGATTAACAAATTTTGATTTTTTATTAACTTTTGCAATTGGCTTTTTAGTAGGTACTTCATTTTTAACACCTGATTTAGATACGTACAGTAATGCGTATAATAAATGGGGATTCCTGCGTATATTTTGGTATCCGTATAAGAAAGTAATGCCACATCGTTCCTTTCTTACACATACGATTATACTTGGTGATGTAATTCGTATTGCGTACATGTTAATCGTATTTTCTCCGTTTTTATTTCTATTAAATGTAATAGCACTGGACGGGAACTTAATAGAAATTGCGAAAAAACATGAGGTGGAAATTAAAACGTTCCTAATGGGAATTGTTGTGGCGAGCACGCTTCACATTATAGCGGATAAAACGAATACGCGCCGAAAGAAAATGATGAGAAAAAAGAAGAAACGAAGAAGATAA
- a CDS encoding YkvA family protein, with product MKQKFSVEAFWKKVKHVAKQAGQSVIYASLLLFYVLQRPDVPKRVKIIVIGALAYFIAPIDAIPDFIAGVGYTDDLGALTAALIQASLYVNEDVKDKARVKLAEWFGSDIDTSFIDQKLDQ from the coding sequence ATGAAACAAAAATTTTCAGTTGAAGCGTTTTGGAAAAAAGTAAAACATGTTGCAAAGCAAGCCGGACAGTCGGTCATTTATGCCAGTTTATTACTGTTTTACGTTTTGCAAAGACCTGATGTTCCAAAGCGGGTGAAAATTATTGTAATTGGAGCACTTGCTTATTTTATTGCACCGATTGATGCCATCCCAGATTTCATTGCTGGAGTTGGTTATACGGACGATTTAGGGGCATTAACGGCGGCACTAATACAGGCGTCATTATATGTCAATGAAGATGTGAAAGATAAGGCACGAGTGAAGTTGGCAGAATGGTTTGGTTCGGATATAGACACATCATTTATCGATCAGAAATTAGATCAATAG
- a CDS encoding LTA synthase family protein has product MKETLKSQFQNVRFTLFVALAVWLKTYIITRTSFDLKLESFMQEFILFISPLAASLLFVGLALFAKGKKRNYIALGINFVLTFILVGNVMFYGFYNDFVTLPVLGQTSNFGSLGSSVKELFNYKIILAFADIIVFFILLKKKKNFAPTERVARPMRSLYFVSTVAIFFVNLGFAEAERPELLTRSFDRVMLVKNLGLYVHQAYDLGLQAKSSSQKAFADGSKLQETENYVKTTQSKPDPNMFGTAKGKNVIVVSLESLQTFLIGATVNGQEVTPFLNQFTKESYYFDNFFHQTGQGKTSDAEFLVDTSLYPLDRGAVFFTHGNNEYTATPEILRQQGYHTSVFHANNATFWNRNIMYPALGYDRYYNELDYKITPETKLNWGLKDIEYFDQSIDMLKEVKQPFYTRFLTLTNHYPFTYDDNTKLIDEYNSGDGVFDRYMVTARYLDEAMKHFIERLKAEGIYDNSVIVFYGDHYGISENHNRAMAQFLGKEEITAFDHMNLQKTPMFIHVPGQKEGKTISKPTGEIDIKPTILNLLGVDSTNQIQFGHDVFSPDNKGFVVLRDGSFITDKYMYTNSTFYDRATGEVVQLPKEESQPLIDRAQNELNMSDKLIEGDLLRFSESNKIKTGEVKTAIKEEKKSAE; this is encoded by the coding sequence ATGAAAGAAACCTTGAAATCACAATTTCAAAATGTGCGTTTCACTTTATTCGTAGCTTTAGCCGTATGGCTGAAAACCTACATTATTACACGCACAAGCTTTGATTTAAAACTTGAATCTTTCATGCAAGAATTCATTTTATTCATTAGTCCATTAGCAGCATCATTACTGTTTGTGGGACTTGCATTATTTGCAAAAGGAAAAAAACGTAACTATATAGCACTTGGAATTAATTTTGTTTTAACGTTCATTCTTGTTGGTAACGTAATGTTCTACGGATTCTACAATGACTTCGTTACTTTACCAGTACTAGGGCAAACTTCTAACTTTGGAAGCTTAGGTTCTAGTGTGAAAGAATTATTTAACTACAAAATTATCCTTGCATTTGCGGATATTATCGTATTCTTCATCTTATTGAAGAAGAAGAAAAACTTTGCACCGACAGAGCGTGTAGCACGTCCGATGCGTTCTCTATACTTCGTGTCAACAGTTGCTATTTTCTTCGTAAACCTAGGGTTTGCAGAAGCTGAACGTCCAGAACTATTAACACGTTCATTCGACCGCGTTATGCTTGTTAAAAACTTAGGATTATATGTACACCAAGCATACGATCTTGGCTTACAAGCGAAGTCAAGTTCACAAAAGGCATTTGCCGACGGTAGTAAATTACAAGAAACAGAAAACTATGTGAAAACAACACAAAGTAAACCAGATCCAAATATGTTCGGTACTGCAAAAGGAAAAAACGTAATTGTTGTCTCTCTTGAGTCATTACAAACATTCTTAATTGGCGCAACAGTTAACGGACAAGAAGTTACACCATTCTTAAACCAATTTACGAAAGAAAGTTATTACTTTGATAACTTCTTCCATCAAACTGGGCAAGGTAAAACATCTGATGCTGAATTCTTAGTAGATACTTCTTTATATCCACTAGACCGTGGTGCTGTATTCTTCACACACGGTAACAACGAATACACAGCAACTCCAGAAATTTTACGCCAGCAAGGGTACCACACATCGGTATTCCACGCAAACAACGCAACATTCTGGAACCGTAACATTATGTATCCGGCACTTGGTTATGATCGTTACTACAACGAGCTTGACTACAAGATTACGCCAGAAACAAAATTAAATTGGGGATTAAAAGATATCGAATACTTTGATCAATCTATCGATATGTTAAAAGAAGTGAAGCAACCATTCTACACTCGCTTCCTTACTTTAACGAACCATTACCCATTCACTTATGATGACAACACGAAATTAATCGATGAATATAATTCTGGTGATGGCGTGTTTGACCGTTACATGGTAACTGCTCGCTATTTAGACGAAGCAATGAAACATTTTATTGAGCGTCTAAAAGCAGAAGGCATTTACGACAACTCTGTGATCGTATTCTACGGTGATCACTATGGTATTTCTGAAAACCATAACCGTGCAATGGCACAGTTCTTAGGAAAAGAAGAAATTACTGCATTTGACCATATGAACTTACAAAAAACACCGATGTTTATTCACGTTCCAGGTCAAAAAGAAGGTAAAACAATTTCAAAACCAACTGGTGAAATTGATATTAAACCAACTATTCTAAACTTACTTGGTGTAGATTCTACGAATCAAATTCAATTTGGCCATGACGTATTCTCACCTGATAATAAAGGATTCGTTGTTCTTCGTGACGGTAGCTTCATTACAGATAAGTACATGTACACGAACAGTACATTCTACGACCGTGCTACTGGCGAAGTTGTACAATTACCGAAAGAAGAATCTCAACCACTCATTGATCGTGCCCAAAATGAATTGAACATGTCAGACAAACTCATTGAAGGTGACTTACTTCGCTTCTCTGAAAGTAACAAGATTAAAACTGGTGAAGTAAAAACAGCTATTAAAGAAGAAAAGAAGAGCGCTGAGTAA